The genomic segment GGCGGGCGACGTACTCGCGGACCGCGCGGCTGTAGAGCTGGCTGCGCGACTGCTTGAGCTTACGCGCGAGACGATCTGCCGCGGCGAACACTTCATCCGGTATCGAGATCGCGGTCTTCATACCGCGAGTATAACCGCCAGTATGATGGAGCGCCAG from the Coriobacteriia bacterium genome contains:
- a CDS encoding ribbon-helix-helix protein, CopG family; the protein is MKTAISIPDEVFAAADRLARKLKQSRSQLYSRAVREYVARHTDDDVTTALDALYAQEAPADDSFGAAAAKRTLERSEW